A window of Bacteroidota bacterium genomic DNA:
GGATTGAAGCGGTGACTGCGGTGAAGGCAGAAGAATTTATCAACCGCCAAATCGGAACGCTGAATCAGATTAAAGAACTGCTAAAAAATCCGAAAGATATTTTTAAAAGCATTGAGCAATTACAAAATGAAAATTCTGAACTGGCGCGGAAAGTTGAATCTGTTCTTCATGAAAAAGCAAAATTCGTTCAGGCAGAATTAATTTCTAAAGTGAAAAAGCAGAATGGAATTAATTTTATTACAGAAAAAATTGAACTCGATTCTTCCGAAGCAATTAAAACACTTTCCTTCGAACTGAAAAACAAAATAGAAAATCTTTTTCTCGTGCTTGGCGCGAACGTGAATGGCAAACCAAGTTTAACCGTAATGCTTTCCGATAATCTCGTGAAAGAAAAAAATCTTCATGCCGGAAACATTGTGAAGGAACTCGCTAAAGAAATTAACGGTGGCGGTGGCGGACAACCCTTCTACGCAACTGCAGGCGGAAACAATGCGGAGGGACTTGACAAAGCAATTAGCGCTGCTAAAAAATTTCTTTCGTAAACTATTTCACTCTTTTCTGCGAAGTGCCATTTCTGCTCTTCTGCACTTCTTCCAATCGCTTCTGTAATTTCTGCTGGAAAGAAGATTTTGGTTTTTCGGGTTTCTTCATGTGCTCGGCAATCTGCGCATGCAATTTTTTATCGTCCACCAGATATTTTCTGATTACCCACATCTGTAAAAAGCTGATTACGTTCGCAAGCGTGTAATAATAACTCAGCCCCGCAGAAAATTTATTGAGGAATGGAAGAAACATCACCGGCATAATGTACATCATGTATTTCATTCCGGGCATTTGCTGGTTTTGCGTGCTGCTCATCAGTTGGCTGTTCATCTGCGTATAAATTAAAGTGGTGATGGTGCAGAGCAGCGCCCACACGCTCACGTGGTCGCCATAAATAAAATCTATCACTGGCACATGCCCGAAATTCCAAATTGAATCGAACGAAGAAAAATCTTTCACCCACCAGAAACCGTGCTGGCGAAGTTCAATGGATGAAGGAAAAAACCGAACGAGCGCAATGAGAATGGGCATTTGCAGCAGTGCGGGAATGCATCCGGCAAGCGGGCTCACGCCTGCTTTTCTATAGAGCGCCATGGTTGCCTGCTGCTTTTTCATCGGGTCATCCTTGCCGAATTTTTTGTTTATCTCGTCAATTTCCGGTTTCAGAACTTTCATTTTTGCAGACGACACATAGGTTTTATAGGCAACCGGGAAAAGAAGAATTTTGAAAACTAAAGTAAGAGCGAGAATAATGAGCGCGTAACTCACATGAATCCCTTCAAGGAAATTAAAAATCGGAATTACCAGAAAACGATTTACCCAACCAAAAACTCCCCATCCCAGAGGAATCTGCCGCTCGAGTTCGAGCCCTTCAAATTGTTTCAGCGTTTGATAATGATTCGGTCCGAAATAAAATTTCATTCCGAAACTTTCATTCGGCTTGTGCGAATAAGGAATGGTGAGGTTTGCAGAAAAATCTTTTATATATTTCTCAGAAGTTTTTTCATTGCGCGAAGTCACATCCGCGCCCGACTTGTCAAAAAAATCGTCTGCGATAATCACCGAAGTAAAAAATTGCTGCTTGAACGCCACCCATTTTGTTTTTGCAGAAAGATTTTTTGTTTCGTCTTTCATCTCGCTGATGTAATCCGGGTCTTCATCCAGATATTTAAAATAAACTGTGGAAGCCGCCTGCTGATTTTTCAGGGTTTGTTCCTGCGAAGGAATTTTCATCGCCCAGTTCAAACTGAACTCATTCAGGTTGGAAGCCACCACATCCTGCATGCCGACAATATTTAATTTGCAACCGAGCAGGTAAGAATTTCCTGCGAGCGAGTATTCGTATTCAATATATTTTGCCTTGTCATTGTTTGCATACAAGCGCATGGAAATTTTTTTCGTTTCGCCTTCTTTCACTTCAAATGAAGTTCCGGTTGGCTGAAAAAATAAATCTAGCGTGTTGATGGTGCGGTTATGTTCGGTGTCGAATAAAATTCCGAAGGAAGAAGAATCCTTGTCAAATAATTCCAGCGCGGTGGAATCGAAGCGAAAATATTTTTTCAGAAGCACGGAAGAAATTCTTCCGCCTTTCTTTGAAATGGTTGCTTTGAGTTTTTCATTTTCAATTGTGAAAAATTGGTTCGAGTCATTTGCCGCAGAAGAAAAAACATCATACTTGTTTGCAAGGGCAGAATCAGAAATGGTTGATGGTTGATGGCTGATGGCTGATGTATCCTTGCCAACCGCCAACTGCCGACTGCCGACTGTATCTTGTGCCTTCTGCTTCTGAACCAACTCCAGCGAATCTTTTGTGTGCTTTTGTTTTTCTATTTGTTCCTTCGTTGGCGCGGCATACCACATCCATGCGAACATAATGGCGCAAATCAAACTGATGCCGATAAGAGTGTTTCTGTCTAAGCCCATTTTTATTAAAGACGAATTATACTTCCTGAAATTTTAGGATGGCAAAGATACTATTATATAGCAGTAAAAAAGGAATGCAGCGAAGCAAAGACAACTAAAATTTTTACTGCTTGAATCCAACCAGAATGGAAACACAGCCGCTGGGCACCAAGCCGGATGGGGCATCCGAATCGGGAACCATTACTTCGATGGTAAGCTGCTGGGTGGACTCAACCGAAAAATCCCAGTAATCTGATTTTCCCTGGTCTTTACTGCTGAAGAGTTGGGTTTTGCTTGCATCTTTCATTACAAACCAAACATCACCGAGCGTTTCCTGCGCGCCTACCATGATGCGGTAGGTTTGCCCGGAATAAAATGTGAGCGTAAGTTCAGCGTGGTCGCCTGAGAGAAGGACCGAACTGTTTATTTGCCCGTTGTGAATGAAAGGCGTTAGTTTTGGAATTTGTTTTTTCACAAATCCTTTACACTGTGCAAACCCTTCGACTTCGCTCAGGGTGACAAAGAGAAGCGCAGCAGCGCAAATCAAAATTATTCTTTTGGAGTTGAAAATATTTTTCATGCGATATTTAGTTTTTACCGGTAATGATTTTGTTTCTGATTTCAGCGGATTTGACAGTGAGTTTGTCCACCATATCAGGAGAAATTGAATAAGAAATTTTTCCTCCGATAGTAGTTACTTTGGTGGAAGGATTTGTTTTTACATCTGAGTTGGTTTTTGTTTCCATCTTCACCATATCAAAAATTTCTTTGAGCGATTTTACATCGGGCAGCACCGAAGCCACTCCTGCATCTTTTTCGTAGGTGCTGAGCAGTCCTACCACATTATCCATCGTTCCTTTTTGTTCTGCAATGCGGGTAACAATGTCCTGCGGATTTTTTGAGGTCTTCGCAAGCTGCGTTCCCAGATAAAGCGCTTCAATGAATCCGCCCGCAATTACAAGTGCAGAAGAACTTTCGCGCTGGCTTTCTTTCAGCATTTCATCGGTAGTCATGTAAGAACCGGAAATAATAGTCAGCAGCGAATCTTTTTTTCCTGAGTTTGCCTGCACGCGCTCAACGGTTTTTTCGTCAAACGCATTTCCTACTCCAAGCGACTCGGCAAGTTTGCGCGTGGCGGCAAGATAGAGAATGGATTCCTGCGTATTGTCATCAAACACGCTGGTATAACTCAGGTCAGCGCCATACACGCCAAGGTTCAGCGCCTTGCTCGTGTTGCTCATGTATTTTCCCGCATCGTTCGGATTGTTGAGCAAATCCTTATTATACTTTGCTCCGGCTTTCTGAATTAACTGCGCAAGTTCAATGGGGGAAGGAATGGCGTAAAAAATATTTTGCGCCTTGCTGGTGGTTTTGGTCATTCCTCCTGTGCTGCCCACGTCAGAGGTGTCGGTTTCTTCGCCTTCACCTTTTCCTTCGTTGCCTCCGCAACTGCTGAAGAAAGGAGAAAGAAAAGAAATTAAAATGCCGCCAAGAAATAATTTTTTCAAAACTTTCATGATGATTTGGTTAAATGAATAAAAGGTTTTTCATTGGAATTGCCAAAGATAAAAAAATATTCTATCAGCCAACTTGTTGATTATTTCTAATGGGCTGAGAGCCAGTCGGAGCCGGTGCCTGCTTCCACTTCAATGGGAACGGAAAGTTTCAGAGCATGTTTCATTTTGTCTTCCACGAGGGGTTTCACGTCTTCAATTTCATCTTTGTGAACATCAAAAACCAATTCATCGTGCACCTGCAAAATCATTTTCGATTTGAATTTTTTCTTTTGGAATTCTTTCTGGATGTTTATCATTGCAATCTTAATCATATCCGCAGCGCTGCCTTGAATAGGCGCGTTAATGGCATTGCGCTCCGCAAATCCGCGAACGGTGTGGTTGCTTGAATTAATGTCGCGTAAATATCTTCTTCTTCCTAAAATAGTTTCCACGTATCCTTTTTCTTTAGCGAGTTCAATGCTTTTATTCATGTACTCTTTTATTTTCGGATACTGCGCAAAATAAGTATCAATAATTCCTTTTGCTTCCGTGCGCGGAATATTCAGCCGCTGCGCCAATCCGAAAGCAGAAATTCCATAGATGATTCCGAAGTTCACCATCTTGGCATTGCGTCTCATATCTGAATTTACATTATCAATGGGAACATTATAAACTTTTGACGCGGTTGCCGAGTGAATATCGTTTCCGCTTTTGAACGCTTCAATCATATTTTCATCTTCGCTCAGCGCGGCAATCACGCGAAGTTCCACCTGCGAATAATCAGCAGAGAGCAAAGTGAAATTATTATTTCGCGGAACAAACGCTTTGCGGATTTCTCTTCCGCGTTCGGTGCGGATGGGAATGTTCTGAAGATTGGGATTGTCGGAACTTAATCTTCCGGTCACTGCCACAATTTGACTATATGTTGTATGAACTCTTCCCGTTCTTGGATTCACCAGTTCCGGAAGTGTATCCACATAGGTGTTTTTCAGTTTCTGCAGTTCGCGGTAATCAAGAATTTTATCTATGATAGGATGAGTGCCTTTTAATTTTTCCAGGATGTCTTCACTGGTTGCATGCTGGCCGGTTTTTGTTTTTTTGCTTTTCTCTGCAATCTTCAATTCTTCAAAAAGAATTTCCCCCACTTGCTTCGGAGAAGAAATATTAAATTCTTTTCCGGCAAGGGAATAAATTTCTTTTTCTGATTTCACAATATCATTTGCAAGTACGGATGATAATTCTTTCAGCGCGCTGATATCTATTTTTACTCCTTCCGATTCCATAGCGGACAGAACGGGAACGAGCGGCATCTCCACTTCCTCGAAAAGTTTTTTTGTTTCCGTTTCTTTCAGCATCGGCATAAATTTTTCTCCAAGCTGAAGAGTGATGTCTGCATCTTCCGCAGCGTATTCGCAAATTTGTTCTGTCGGAACAGCACGCATGCTGAGTTGCCCTTTCCCTTTTTTTCCTATGAGCGTTTCAATGGAAACGGGAGAATAGTGCAAATAGGTTTCGGCAAGAATGTTCATGTTGTGGCGCATGTCGGGCTGAATGAGGTAATGCGCTATCATCGTGTCGAAAAGTTTTCCTTTTATCTCTATGTCGTACCATTTCAGTACGGACATATCGTATTTAATATTCTGCCCGGACTTTTCTATTTTTTCATTTTCAAAAATTTCTTTGAACTCATTTACTATTGCTTGCGCTTCATTGTAATTTTCAGGAACCGGAATGTAATATGCTTCTGTCGGTTTGAATGAAAAAGATATTCCCACCAGTTCCACGTTGTGCGCATCTGTTCCGGTTGTTTCCGTATCAAAGCAAATAGATTTTTGTCTGGATAATTCCGCTATGAGTTTTTTTCTTTTCTCTTTGGTGTCAACCAAATGATACGTGTGCGGAATATCTTTTATCGTGGATAATATTTTTGTTGGCTCTTCGGTGAGAATTGTAGTAGTTGTTTCCGTTTTTATTTCTGAAACAACCGTTGTGCCGTTGGTTTTAGCTATAGAAACAGAGGATGTTTGCGCAACAAAAGTTTCTCCCAAAACTCTTTTCGCGATAGTGCGGAATTCAAGTTCATTAAAAATTTCGGAAAGCATTTCTTTATTTGGAGAAGAAATTATTAAATCCTCTTCATCCCATTTCACAGGAACTTCGCAATGAATGGTGGCGAGTTGTTTGGATAGCAATGCCTGCTGAGAAAAGTTCCTCACATTTTCCTGGAGTTTCCCTTTCAGCTTATCGGCATTTTTTATTACACCTTCCACGCTTCCGAATTCATTCACCAGTTTGATGGCGGTTTTTTCTCCCACGCCCGGAACTCCGGGAATATTATCTGCCGAATCGCCCATCAAACCTAAAATATCTTTCACCTGCGCCACATTTTTTATTTCCCATCGCTTGAGAATATCTTCTTCGCGCAACGTGGTCCAGCCGCTTTTGAATGCGGGCGGACGGAACATAAAAGTTTTATCACTCACCAGCTGTCCGAAATCTTTATCGGAAGTAACCATGTATGTTTCGTAGCCGTGTTTCTCCGCTTTTTTTGCAAGCGTGCCGATGACATCGTCCGCTTCAAACCCGTCACATTCCAGAACAGGAATTCCAAATCCTTCAAGAATTTTTTTTATGTACGGAACAGATGCAATAATATCTTCCGGTGTTGCCTGGCGGTGCGCTTTATATTCGGAATAGACAGTTTCACGTTCGGTTGGTGCATGCGTATCGAAAGCAACGGCAATGTGCGTGGGCTTTTCTTTATTCAGAAGCTCCAGCAAAATATTTGTGAAGCCAAAAATTGCGGATGTGTTTTGTCCTTTGGAAGTGACACGCGGAGATTTTACCAACGCATAATACGCGCGGTAGATGAGCGCCATTGCATCTAATAAAAAAAGTTTCTTGTTCATGAATTGTTATATGATTCTAATATACGAATTGTACTAATGATACAAATAAAACAAATGATACTAATAATGGAGGGAAGAAAAAGTTTTATGGATGTGCTTTGCGAGAATGTCAAACTCGATATTCACTTCATTGCCGACTTTCAGCGATTTGAAATTAGTGTGAGAAAAAGTGTGAGGGATGATGGCAACGGAAAAAGACAATGGTTTATGTTGAATGGTTGATGGTGGATGGTTAACAGCCACAACAGTTAATGAAACTCCGTTAATGCAAATGCTTCCTTTGTCAATAATTAAACTTTTGAATTTTGAATTTTGAATTTTGAATTGAAATAGCCAACTTCCTTTCTCTTTCTTAATTGATTTAACTTTCGCTGTTGTATCCACATGCCCCTGCACAAAATGCCCATCCACCCTGTCGCCAACTTTCAGCGGACGTTCTAAATTTATTTCATCGCCAACTTTTAATTTTCCGAGATTGGTTCTGGAGAGAGTTTCTTTTATTGCAGTAACCGAATAAATTCCCCTCTCCTTTTTAAGGAGAGAGGTTGGGGGTGAGGTCACGGTCAGGCACACTCCATTATGCGCCACGCTTTGTCCTTCTTTCAATTCATTTGCGAAAGAAGATTCAACGATGAACGTACTGTTTCCTTTTTCTTTTTTTATGGAAACAATTTTTCCAGGCGCTTCAATGATTCCTGTAAACATGCGTGACGAATGTACAAAAGAATTGCGCGGGGCTTCTTACTCGTGGCTCAGGATGGTAACATTTCCTTTCAGCGCGCGCGGAACAATTCCTTCGAGGCGGATGTCATTCACAATGCAGATGTAATAATACACGCCATCGGAGCAAAGTTTGTTTGTCTGCGAACTTTTTCCGTTCCACATGATTTCCGCGTCAGTGGTGTGGAATACTTCCGTGCCCCAGCGGTTGTAAATGCGGATGTCAATATCCTTTACATATTTATACGGATGCAGCGGAGTGAAATAATCGTTGGAGCCGTCCGCGTTGGGCGTGAACACATTCGGCAACTCGTAGTACGGGCAATTATCCACGCACACCACATTGCTGAACGCGCTTTGGTTTCCGAAGGAATCAACGGCAGTAACCGCATAGCATCCGGCAATGGAATTTAAACTATCGTGAAGGAAAGAAGTGATGCTGATGGTATGAATGGTATCGAGCACGGAATACTCTCCGTTCTGAACAGGCGTATAATAAATGATATAATAGATTGCATCGTTGCTGCAGGAGTTGTTCGGGTTGGTCCAGGTTAAAAGATTTTGCTGGAGAATGCAACTGGAATCAATGGCGAGCGCGGGCGGGCAGGGCGGAGTTTTATCTATTGCCGCGCAGCAAAGTTCCTGTGACCAATTAATCAATGGCGATGGAAGCGATGGGTCGGCATACGCGCCCGTGCTCCTCACTTTATAACAGTAAACGGTATCGTTGGCAAGTCCGGTGTCGGTAAAAGTTTGCAGCGTGGTAGTAGTGGCAATGGAATCCCAGTTGCCGGTGAAATGATTTTTGCGGAACACATCGTATTGTGAATTGAGCCACGGCACCTGCTCGTTCCATGTAATTTGAATTTGATTATCGCTGGGATTGCAGGAAAGAAAAACCGAAGATGCTTTCTGCGCCTGGCATGGGTTGGTAGTAGTTCCATAATGAAAATCCACACGGTAAGTATATCCCGAAGCGGAAGTGCCAAGCGGGGTGTCGGTATAAGTGGTGTCAAGCGCGGCAAAAGAATTATTGGTGAAAGAAGCAATGAGAGCGGAAGGCGTGCAGTTGCCTGCGCAGCGGTA
This region includes:
- a CDS encoding riboflavin synthase: MFTGIIEAPGKIVSIKKEKGNSTFIVESSFANELKEGQSVAHNGVCLTVTSPPTSLLKKERGIYSVTAIKETLSRTNLGKLKVGDEINLERPLKVGDRVDGHFVQGHVDTTAKVKSIKKEKGSWLFQFKIQNSKFKSLIIDKGSICINGVSLTVVAVNHPPSTIQHKPLSFSVAIIPHTFSHTNFKSLKVGNEVNIEFDILAKHIHKTFSSLHY
- the polA gene encoding DNA polymerase I, with protein sequence MNKKLFLLDAMALIYRAYYALVKSPRVTSKGQNTSAIFGFTNILLELLNKEKPTHIAVAFDTHAPTERETVYSEYKAHRQATPEDIIASVPYIKKILEGFGIPVLECDGFEADDVIGTLAKKAEKHGYETYMVTSDKDFGQLVSDKTFMFRPPAFKSGWTTLREEDILKRWEIKNVAQVKDILGLMGDSADNIPGVPGVGEKTAIKLVNEFGSVEGVIKNADKLKGKLQENVRNFSQQALLSKQLATIHCEVPVKWDEEDLIISSPNKEMLSEIFNELEFRTIAKRVLGETFVAQTSSVSIAKTNGTTVVSEIKTETTTTILTEEPTKILSTIKDIPHTYHLVDTKEKRKKLIAELSRQKSICFDTETTGTDAHNVELVGISFSFKPTEAYYIPVPENYNEAQAIVNEFKEIFENEKIEKSGQNIKYDMSVLKWYDIEIKGKLFDTMIAHYLIQPDMRHNMNILAETYLHYSPVSIETLIGKKGKGQLSMRAVPTEQICEYAAEDADITLQLGEKFMPMLKETETKKLFEEVEMPLVPVLSAMESEGVKIDISALKELSSVLANDIVKSEKEIYSLAGKEFNISSPKQVGEILFEELKIAEKSKKTKTGQHATSEDILEKLKGTHPIIDKILDYRELQKLKNTYVDTLPELVNPRTGRVHTTYSQIVAVTGRLSSDNPNLQNIPIRTERGREIRKAFVPRNNNFTLLSADYSQVELRVIAALSEDENMIEAFKSGNDIHSATASKVYNVPIDNVNSDMRRNAKMVNFGIIYGISAFGLAQRLNIPRTEAKGIIDTYFAQYPKIKEYMNKSIELAKEKGYVETILGRRRYLRDINSSNHTVRGFAERNAINAPIQGSAADMIKIAMINIQKEFQKKKFKSKMILQVHDELVFDVHKDEIEDVKPLVEDKMKHALKLSVPIEVEAGTGSDWLSAH
- the yidC gene encoding membrane protein insertase YidC; translated protein: MGLDRNTLIGISLICAIMFAWMWYAAPTKEQIEKQKHTKDSLELVQKQKAQDTVGSRQLAVGKDTSAISHQPSTISDSALANKYDVFSSAANDSNQFFTIENEKLKATISKKGGRISSVLLKKYFRFDSTALELFDKDSSSFGILFDTEHNRTINTLDLFFQPTGTSFEVKEGETKKISMRLYANNDKAKYIEYEYSLAGNSYLLGCKLNIVGMQDVVASNLNEFSLNWAMKIPSQEQTLKNQQAASTVYFKYLDEDPDYISEMKDETKNLSAKTKWVAFKQQFFTSVIIADDFFDKSGADVTSRNEKTSEKYIKDFSANLTIPYSHKPNESFGMKFYFGPNHYQTLKQFEGLELERQIPLGWGVFGWVNRFLVIPIFNFLEGIHVSYALIILALTLVFKILLFPVAYKTYVSSAKMKVLKPEIDEINKKFGKDDPMKKQQATMALYRKAGVSPLAGCIPALLQMPILIALVRFFPSSIELRQHGFWWVKDFSSFDSIWNFGHVPVIDFIYGDHVSVWALLCTITTLIYTQMNSQLMSSTQNQQMPGMKYMMYIMPVMFLPFLNKFSAGLSYYYTLANVISFLQMWVIRKYLVDDKKLHAQIAEHMKKPEKPKSSFQQKLQKRLEEVQKSRNGTSQKRVK